In Zingiber officinale cultivar Zhangliang chromosome 9B, Zo_v1.1, whole genome shotgun sequence, the genomic window TTCCCAATTTACTTAGTGGCCAATGGGAAACTTCTATGGAGTCGGACCGGCTACCGCTAGGATTAATTGGCGTAAATTGAATACCTGGTACCAACTATTAAAAATGATAGGACTACCATGCCTAATGTTAGGAGGATTATTCAAATACCTACAAGGGCAACCCAAAAAGGGGAAACATAAACCTAGGTCGAGGAGATCCAAAGGGGATTAAAAACTTATAATTGAAAACTTAGTTTTGAGGTCAAAGGTTAAGGATTCAAAAAAGACCTAAAGAAATTCATAAATGGGTCTAAAAATTTAAATGACTTTAGAAAGTCAAAGgacaaatattaaaaattaaatgatCGAATTAGGGATATTAATCATATCTCATGCTAGGAAGACAAAAATTGAAAATCCATCGGGTACGTGGAAGCCATTTAGGGTGAATCATGCCAAGTTGGGTCCATGGTCTTTGTACTCTAAGGGTgtatttggttcaagttatcaaacataaccttggttatatgattacttggtaatcacataaccaagattatggggaataaaatataatcctTATCTTATTTGGTTCAACCTAAGTAATGGTATAACCTAATTTAACATTTACTATATTACCCCTTACAATTATATGATTattttttagattaaattaaattaaattattataatattattaattaataaattgataatatatataataaataaataaaattgatttataattttaaaatttaaaataaatttatatatattttaaatatgattAGATATGTCATTAACTAATTATATAtactttaaatttatatatattcagATAAGACAtgtgattaaattttttaatatgctTACCTTTCTACTGTGCTTCTCTCTCGTGCCCAATTTTTCCACGCCGACATCTTCTCCCAGGCAGCAACGTCGACTCCCAGGCAGCAACGCCGACATCTTCTTTCTCCCACGCAGCAACACCGACAACTTCTTTCTCCCTCATACCTTTCTACTCTCTTCTTTCCACGCCTACATCTTCTTTCTCCCAATTTTTTAATATGCTTACCTCCGCAAGCCATCGACGCCCCACAAATCAGTTTCAATTGGTACTCGAAAAGCACAAAATGATTATGAACAATGTCCACGAAGGGGAACCAAAAAGGAAAGTGATCGACGCGGCCCCATGTTGACTGCGACGAGCTCGTGACGGTTATTGGGCAGAAGTCGAAGGGTAAGAAGATCTCGTGGAGGAGATTGAAAGGGAGAAGGCGGAAGAAGATCTCGTCCCTTGTAATTTACTCTTGCTCATCTCCTCGTCCGATGCTGTATTGCTTTGTGCCAGTGGGGGAAAGGTCGAACTAGTGGCCGAGCAAGGCAGCAGGCAGCGCCGGCTGTTGGGGAAGAGGCGGAGGGGCGTTGAGCTCTGAGAGAATGTTGGGGAAGATTCGAAgggtaattttagaaaaaaatattgataacccaGGAATCGTAAAAAACCTaagattttcaaggttttgtgattCCTGGTTTTATTCCCTAATTGCTTATGTGGCGGGAATGTTGCATCACCAGGAATCACcaattacttaaaccaaacaaggctatcgttgataaccaactaaggttatcagcgataaccccgaaccaaacatgCCCTAATAGGGATGCTTGGGGTATAGAAAGGGTCCACACGATGTGCCACAGGGAGATGCATGAGTATCTCAATCCCGGAAAATTAGCACATTAAGGGAAGTTTGATGCATGGAACATGTAGAGAATGTTCATGAAGCATGAAATTTAGATTCAGTTGCATTGGATGCCAAATAAATGCAATGGGTGCAATTCAGTTTGGCTTTAGTAAAATGATAAActtagttagcctcattgactatccatGGGTGGCTGGTCCGACCCCACAGAAATTTTCCACCAGTCAccagggtaaatcaggaagcaTGAGCGACGGCCAACCTAGAAGTCGAGCATCATTTAATTGcgtgccccatttggaggaaaaattcctataaatacgcCATAGTTGGAGATCAAACCGTGGGTGCCTAAGTGACAACTTGGATGTCCTACCGCGACACAATAACTCCAAGGACAAAACTAAAACTAAGATGGGAACCAAAACTAagatgattttaagttaaaatttatttgaaccatttagctagttttggataaGGGATTAATAGAGTTTCGGAGAAAATTCTCTTTTTGCAAGTAGCCATTGATTAGACAAACATCTCTAtaaatttaggatttttttaaagatttataaaaatttttatgcatttctaaaaAAGACTCGAGTGAGATTTTAAGAAACTTTCAAAATGAATCGATTGGAAAGATAAAGAGTCAACTAACACTTTCGCAATGAATATGTTGACTAAAAATGATTTTCAATCGACTAGGATTGTGCTGGAAAAATGAATATGAGGTTtcaacttaagaaaattgtcTATACGACTTGCTATTCATGTATGGACCAATTGCGATTTTGAATATAAGTAGAGAGCCATTGTAGATGCATGAGACCAATAGTTAGGACATTCTTAGCAAATGAAGTATACAATATTATTTTTCTTCACTtctttcttcctacaatttgggTTAGTGACCAAATCAAATTCACCAAATTTAGAGTTTGCGTTTTGCTTTACCTCTTTCTTGATGAGAAAGAGTGGGCTTGTAATGCCCTCTTTGATTGCACCTAAAACAGATTATGTAATTTTTACTTTTAACTTGGGTTGAGCCACTTGAAGATTAATCTTCAAAATCTCCTCCTCAATCGACTTGCTCTCTTTTTCACTTCTTGAAGAGGTAGATGTTTCTTTGCttgagtcatccattgaagatgaTCTTGAGTCCACCACAGCATCCCCAATGGTTAGAACTTGAATTACCTCCTCTTCCTTGGCTTGTGATGTTTCTAAAATTTCTATTTAGGCCTCCTCTTGCATAGGATTCTCATTAATTTTAATCCTATTTTCAAAAAGATACTTTTCCCAAGAATTCATCTCTCATCAAGTATTCATTTCTTGGATGCATTAAACCCTTGGCTCATTCTACATGTCATCTTTCACTGTATCCACCTATGATTGTTGAAAAAGTTATCAACCCAACTCAATGCTCCTTGTTGTGCAGTAATTTGGATGTCTCATACCACCCTTCGCTGATCTCTAGAAATCCACTGAGCCATTAAGTCAAAATGCTCTCAGTCCTGTCATGCTCCGAAAGCTACAAGTTCTTTCTACTAATTCTTTGCAAAGTTCATACgcacacacacataaaatacACAAAGCTAGCGCTTAAACTCTTTGTAAAACACTATAATTATATACAAACACTTAGTGTACGATTGCACTTATAGGGATCAAATGGATCTctctatagttttttttttttttatgaaatggaTCTCTCTATAGTTAAATGGGCATCAGGTGGTTCAATTACACATGCCCTAGGTCAAGATAGAGTGAGGCACCTTGGAATATCAACTAGAGTAACTAAATAACATATGATCGAGGTGAAGATATCACTAATGTGGAGATTATTGGGTTGTCAATTAAACACTAGTTTAGGGTTTTATTTCATGATGATCATGAATTTCTCACTAGTTGAGCATTTCTGATCTTAAAAATGTCATAGGTTGCATTTAAAGTTTGTGAGAGATCGAGAGGCTTgcaaaaacaagaaaaaaactaATGTCCAAAGAGTAatagatctaaattttttttcttctattagTGATAATAAGGGAGATAGGGTAAATTGATAAAAGGTCTCTTATGCACTGTGTGAACACCGATTTATCTAATTTTCAATGTACTTTTCTCTTATATTACAAAAACTTAACATCTTTTGTGAATATAAGCTTACATCAAATCTCATTaattactcttatttttcatagtatttatattcttcttcttcttctactttgTGTATCTTAATGGTTGACATTGTTCCATATTTAGAGATATTCAATTTAGATATCGGTTTGAGGCAACATATTTCTAAAAATGGTGCAAGTCAAGGAACTTATGATCCTACCATACGAGTCTCATAATTGTAGCTAATTGAAGTATATAAGAAAATACAAATAGATTGAAGACTAATGTTAATATCAGTGTGTATGCATTTAGCCATTCAAGTGTATACAAAATGATCAATCTTTCTCCATAACTTATGATTAAAAAACCCTGCCTCATTCCTTCACCAACAAAAGCTCAATCTAAGCCTCCTTTCTCCATCTATTTCATCTCCTAACTTTCAGTGAAAAAAATTAGAGAGATTCTATAACTAGCAAGACTACTAAGGGTTGCACTTCTCTCATCAAATATCTTACTAACCAATCAATAAGCTCAGAATTGGCTTCAAGAGTTCTTGTATAACTCCATAAGCATTCAAAGTTGATAAATATGAATATAAAATTAAAGCCAAAGTCAGTTTTAGCAAATATACTGTTCCTTTTCCAACACTGCTAATTACATGCTTCAGCTAGTTTTTTTAATCTAAAATAAGACAAATGAGACAAATATAGCGAAACATGTATTACTATTGATAAAGTTTTATATAGTTTTGAAGTTGGGATCGAgctaggaggaaaaaaaaaagtgtaCAAAGTACAAACTATAGTACGAGTGAGGAAATCCCAGAGGTATTGCACTATATATAAGCTATTATATAAGTtaatggaagaagaagaggagaaggaggaaggagatgtACAACGTCCGACTGAACCCTACGCCACCACTACTTTCTGACACAGCACAGCTACATAGCTGCACGCCATTTGCATGGACGCGATTTGACTGCTCATTACTGACCGTTCCAATAAACTTTCTTTAATTTATAACAGAGAGATCACTGAGGTACCTGGATGTAGAGCCATGTTCATGGCAGCTGCGGCGGCGGGTTTGGACGACGAAGAAGGGCAGAGAGTGGCGAGCTGCGCACTGATGTGGTTGAGGAATGACGAGGCTTCTTCAAAGGGCTTGGAGAGGTTCTCCTTGTAGCACAGCAGCACTAAGCAATACGATTCCTGTTGGTAAAGAAGGACACATGCATCGGTAGCAtgcgagggagagagagagagggggaggGGAGAGAGAGGGACGTCATGGCTTATCAATTGAGGTGATGGGAGAAAGCTACTAGCAGTAGAGGGAAACAGTCGGATCGTACCATGAACTCGTCGAGCTCCGGATCGGCTCCGATTTCGCCGGCAGAGGTGGAGCCGGCCCGCCTCCCGCTCTCGATGTCCTCCAGCAGCGTGGCGACTTCCGGCGGCGCGCCGACCTGAAACAGTTTCAAAGGTAAGCGAGGAGAAATTAAACCGAGACGTGGGAGACGGGTGCAGGGTCGCGGTCGAACCTTTCGGCAGTCGAGGTAGGCGGACAGAAGAGCAGGGTAGCGAGGGTGGCTCGCGATTTGGGCTTTGAGCATGTCGGTCAGATCGGAGCCGGCGGCGCTGCTTCCCGCCGTCACTTCCGACGCCTCGCTGGTCAGCGACCCCATCGCCGTCGCCTCCCCGCCGTGCCCGGCGCTCTGCAAGATCCCGGGGTGGATGCAGAACAGATCTTCCATCGCTCGCCGGCTTAATTTCCAACTAACTCGATCGCACCCCTTTTCGAGCTTAAAGAAATCAATCTACGCGACCGAGAAAGCACAATGATCAGAAGGAATATATATTACACTGGCAATTAGCGACGTGGATGGATGGCGACGGAGGTCAGCCGATCTGGCAAGGAagaaggcgaagaagaagaagaggaggaggaggaggagcagcttCCATTTCCGCCTGCAACGGATCAGGATTCAGGAACAAAATAAAGAGACAGCGGCAGCGGCAGCGGCAGCGACAGGAGCAGTGGCCAGTAGCAGAAGAAAAAGCGACCGTAATTTACACATAAACGAACTGCGCAGCTAATTTTTTATTGAGGTTTTACTAAAAGATAGACGCGTATTTTATTTTAATGATTTTACTCGGAGAAAGAGAGGGAGCTGGGGAGAAGTAGTAGTAGTCAGTCCGCTGGCTGCTCGCTCTCGCCCTAGCTACACAGTGCAGCAGTGGAGTGGTAGACGAAGAACGGAAGAAGAAgggagagagatagagagagaggGCGCACGTGGAGGCACGGTCCTTTAAGGCGGAATAGTGGAAGGAACAGTAGATAAAAGGGCGAAGCCGAGGAGACGACGTCCCATCATTATTAGCAGGCTTCCGACATCCGGCCACGAGTCAGATCCCAAAGCGCGAGACCTGGTCCGGATCAGACGGCCAGCTCGCCTCCTCTCCGAACCGACGTCGAGAAAGAGTTGggaagaagaaggggaagaggagGGACGGACGGAAGAGCCAGTGCGATTTAATTTTCTATTTCAACCTCTTCATTTCTCCCAGGGAAGGAGCGGAGGTGGAGGAGTGACTGGAGGGGAGGACGTACAGTTTCGCTTGTTCCCGCGGCAGTACTTTTGTTCGCGGGCTTCGAGGGCAATGTTTCAGAACAGGGAAATACTCTCGCTGGCAGCATTTACGCCTCCAACCAAAGTTAACTATGCTTGCGCAATTTCTATATCTAATTACTCAAGTTTTTCGAGATCTTTGCACCGACTTCTACGCactgtttttatttctttttttttttaattaagtctccGGAAAAAAATTGGAGTTGACTGTACGAAATAGAATGATAAGTCgaagaaaaaaaatttcctattaattataatttctcGATTTATTTTATTATAGATGATAAAATAACGAATTCTATCTTTactatcattttttattttttaattaagttatttaacACCAGCTAGCTATCCAACGATCGATCCCTTAAAAAACGGTCGATCCGATGAGCATCAGACGGCCCAATAGTTAAACATTTCAGATTTATCTGACACTAACACTAGGGAGACATTCTGTAACTGCATTCTGTAACTGCATAAACAACTTGTTGTCTTTCTCGTCAATCTtagttttagtaaaaaaaaattattttcactcTTTCCGTGTGAAATTTTCTTTGTTTCAACTGAGTTAACTAATTATCCTATTGTTTAggtaaaataaatctaaaatagaatataatttcttctaaatttatcgtatttaaataaaaatttaatattatttctatcaaattaagtacgattcttttttcacttaattaattcatttatatactcgattataattaaatcatactgaatttaagaggaaatatatttatagaacataatatttggttatgttttataagtaaaaaaaattaaaataaagtataattcctcttaaattcaacattatttaattagaattaaatataTTAATCGATTAGTAAGTGAAATAAGAGTCATAtacaatttaatagaaaatatattaaagtttaatttaaatgtgatatatttaaaaggaatttttttttttttttttgacctttttatacctaaaaaaaataaagatcgaTATGCATTAGGGAGTTAGAGTAAAGAAAAATTTACAAGTAGAAAATGGAATAAATATTTTCTGACATAGGGAGTAAAGAAGAGGTTGAGTTTATTATTaagaattttaagataatttatcatttttttaattataggAACATTATTTTTTTAACCAAAAGGAGACTCTActctatcaatttttttaaaaaaatgatacgGTTATCTATATGAGTGCGTTAAGAGGGGACGATGTGTCATTCTGTTATTCAACCTCTAATTTTATGAATTTGCGCctttttaactaaaaaattaagAGGAAACTATTTTCCCTCAGCTACAATATAGACTTATCTTATTTATACAACTAGTTCATAAAACAAATTCATAATTTAATATGTATGGTATGAGATAAGAATATCAAATAATATaccatattttttattaaaaattaaaactctgaaaaaaataaaatatatattcatataaatttagtaaaaaataaaagaaaaacttctaattaattatttagttaactaaagatttctctttttaaaattattaaaataataattatttataatttaatactTAAATATTCTTTTATACACCACAATAATTAAAATTGTAACATTTTAAGTTGCTTTAATCAAAACTCCTCTAAAATGAAATAACTTTGGTCGATGCTCTCCTCCTTTGAATAATATATATCAAAGCAAAGTAGCTGCggcttaaaaataatataattttaatcaaaGTTATGTTAAAGTAGaatgtttttaattaaaaaatgtttttatattgagaaaaaatatttcaagtATGAAAATTATGAATGAATCACCCTTCCAACTATATAAATAATTAGAGacgctttttaattttttatctaacttttttataatttattataaaaattaatttttaaattaacttatgtCACCTTTTATAAAGAAAATTTGAAAGTGACATGAAAAAAAGTGATTTGCAGTTTTTTCCCCCCTTTTTCACTTCTTAACATGAAAGCACCTTTCTATTGCCATTTATTATAGcacaagttaattttaaaattagttttatatCTTGTGTTTTTTAGATTATTACAAGTGAAAAAAATATCCTAATTTATaacaattaattataattattgtagttaattatttgattaattttagAGTTCATAAAAGATTCTGAACTTTTTACAAtccatataaattattttttaattattctacTTAAAactattttgtatttttaaaaaGAACTGAAATTCATTCATATTTGAATTTAAAtcgtttaaaattatttaatatataattaccctttaaatttaatttttataaaaatagccATAAATTTCACAATTAGTTAGATTCTATTtaagtaaattaattaattaattaattaaattccttCTAAATAAATATAACAATCTTTAAATTATTTCAATTAGAATAACTAATACTTAATTGTTCATCCTTTCCTCCTTAATCTAGGCTCTCAAAATATATAGATTGTGTACCTAAATAATCAAATTCTTAAAtctcataaaaaaattatttattagtttAGGTGCACAAATATTTATTAGCCTTTAGCAACACCTCTCCTCACAACTACTCATTATAATTGATAATTTAGAGAAAGACTGTGTAGTATAATTattattcatgatttatctccttttatataatttgaaaatagatTATAAGAGATACTTGAATGACCATAATCATCTTAACTATAATGTATAAAAGGTCTAGACTCTAAAAAGAGCAAATAGGTTCTCTTCGCTTGCATAACCTTCATTATTTGTTTATTACCTATAATAAGAGCATTCATATTAGCTTCCTTAttcaaaatacataatttatgataaaaaattactttattaaatttgaatattCATTTTTCACTGCACCATATATTAGTttcctt contains:
- the LOC122023824 gene encoding homeobox protein knotted-1-like 1 — translated: MEDLFCIHPGILQSAGHGGEATAMGSLTSEASEVTAGSSAAGSDLTDMLKAQIASHPRYPALLSAYLDCRKVGAPPEVATLLEDIESGRRAGSTSAGEIGADPELDEFMESYCLVLLCYKENLSKPFEEASSFLNHISAQLATLCPSSSSKPAAAAAMNMALHPGVSEDDLSCGGLETSEGQECDPSLAGHDLKEMLQKKYSGYLSNLRKEFLKKRKKGKLPKDARMVLLDWWNTHYRWPYPTEEDKVKLAKKTGLEQKQINNWFINQRKRHWKPSDDMRFALIEGVNSASGETMLCFDKDSIGSETK